Proteins found in one Triticum aestivum cultivar Chinese Spring chromosome 4D, IWGSC CS RefSeq v2.1, whole genome shotgun sequence genomic segment:
- the LOC123099842 gene encoding putative E3 ubiquitin-protein ligase SINA-like 6, whose protein sequence is MVVHEEGEIMQTEQDPTMELSKCKGGHLACADCRVERPGNQRQCQKCERGGGFDVRNTAVDSVLSSVRVECPHEGCGLYVTYHKLADHQSVCPLAPCKCPVPVCGYEGPPPALYHHISTAHPMPVHRIQYGKVLQLQVPLSEPRLLLFAEEDRRAFFLVGGVLDIGAPIAVSVVCIRAGASPLPHYVAKLWANGPPGEPKGTTDAVKVEMEVTSSKDPGDVDVQELTFLTVPPKLLAGAKLVSLHIQIDKLTS, encoded by the exons atggttgtgcacgaggagggcgagatcatgcagaccgaacaggacccgacgatggagctctctaag tgcaagggagggcacctggcctgcgcggactgccgcgtcgagcgccccgggaaccagcggcagtgccagaagtgcgagcgcggcggtggcttcgacgtgcggaacacggcggtggactccgtcctttcgtcggtgagggtggagtgcccgcacgaaggctgtgggctctacgtcacttaccacaagctcgccgatcaccagagcgtgtgtccgctcgcgccctgcaaatgccccgtgcccgtctgcggctacgaaggcccgccgccggcgctctaccaccacatcagcaccgcgcatcccatgcccgtgcacaggatccagtacggcaaggtgctccagctgcaagtgccactgtcggagccacggctcttgctgttcgcggaggaggaccgccgcgcgtttttcttggtcggcggcgtgctcgacatcggcgcgcctatcgccgtgtcggtcgtctgcatcagagcgggggcgtccccactgccgcactacgtggccaagctgtgggcgaacggcccgccgggggagcccaaaggcacgaccgacgccgtcaaggtggaaatggaggtgacaagcagcaaggatcccggcgacgtcgacgtgcaggagctgaccttcttgacagttccgcccaagctgctggccggggctaagcttgtgtccctccacattcagattgacaagctcacgtcctaa